In a single window of the Bacillus mycoides genome:
- a CDS encoding YjcZ family sporulation protein → MGFGGSCGGCGFSGGFALLVVLFILLIIVGASCFC, encoded by the coding sequence ATGGGATTTGGTGGTAGTTGTGGCGGCTGTGGATTTTCTGGCGGCTTTGCTTTATTAGTAGTATTGTTTATTTTATTAATCATAGTTGGAGCTTCTTGCTTCTGCTAA